A single Silvibacterium dinghuense DNA region contains:
- a CDS encoding prolipoprotein diacylglyceryl transferase — protein MYPRLFQFGQIAIPTYGALTALGLVAALVLAVRLARRFALDPDRVWSLCLLGTLTTLIGARLLLVLVYFHAFREHPVWVLGLTQVHTPWILAMATVAGIASALLYSLAEGLPLLAVLDTLAPAAALAMILNRIGAFFAGLDWGTPANLAWAVTYDRRLSVLWYGTPAYQKLHPVQLYDAAAALITLALLLYWLPRRTQPGELAGAWLFLTGFAAAVFLPFRAAADPALSLPIAAAAVIAGGALWLRRRPTTASLPTPV, from the coding sequence GTGTATCCCCGCCTCTTCCAGTTCGGCCAGATCGCCATTCCCACCTACGGTGCGCTGACCGCCCTTGGCCTGGTTGCAGCCCTGGTACTTGCCGTCCGGCTTGCCCGCCGCTTCGCACTCGATCCCGACAGGGTCTGGTCGCTCTGCCTGCTGGGCACGCTGACGACCCTGATCGGCGCGCGGCTGCTCCTTGTTCTTGTCTACTTCCACGCTTTCCGTGAGCATCCGGTCTGGGTACTCGGCCTTACGCAGGTCCACACGCCGTGGATTCTCGCCATGGCCACTGTCGCGGGCATCGCCTCCGCGCTGCTCTACTCCCTTGCCGAAGGCCTGCCGCTGCTCGCCGTGCTCGACACGCTGGCGCCTGCCGCCGCACTGGCCATGATCCTCAACCGCATCGGAGCATTTTTCGCCGGGCTCGACTGGGGTACACCCGCCAACCTTGCGTGGGCCGTAACCTACGATCGGCGGCTCTCTGTTCTCTGGTATGGCACCCCGGCATACCAGAAGCTGCACCCGGTCCAGCTCTACGACGCCGCAGCGGCGCTGATCACGCTTGCGCTGCTGCTCTACTGGCTGCCCAGGCGCACCCAGCCAGGCGAGCTCGCCGGCGCGTGGCTCTTCCTCACCGGCTTCGCTGCCGCAGTCTTCCTGCCCTTCCGGGCCGCGGCCGATCCTGCGCTCAGCCTGCCCATCGCCGCTGCCGCGGTCATCGCCGGCGGCGCTCTATGGCTGCGCCGCCGGCCGACGACGGCATCCCTCCCCACCCCTGTCTGA
- a CDS encoding alpha/beta hydrolase, giving the protein MLAGTAVSAFAAQSNPPAVPAQTAQWTPPASAPGMPAPIFLYSGSAPGALGNGEADRPRMYVFLPKKRSTSAAFLVVPGGGYQHVAIGHEGIQIALWLNAQGVPAFVLDYRVGPYRYPVEINDGRRAMRLIRQHADEYGIDPNRIGVWGSSAGGHLASSLSTHCEPTDLPPANADATDQVSCKPDFAVLEYPVISMDKTKSHAGSVLNLLGPDPDPKLVHDYSNENAVTATTPPTFLFATTRDPAVPIENALDYYRALERNHVPAEIHIYDYANHGCGLCGTIIPLSTWPALLRNWMIQHSIIPPNAPPLPLPQPNLPSWIPGLHGPGEVTEK; this is encoded by the coding sequence GTGCTCGCAGGAACCGCCGTCTCCGCCTTCGCCGCGCAGTCCAATCCGCCGGCTGTTCCGGCCCAGACTGCGCAGTGGACGCCTCCGGCTTCAGCCCCCGGCATGCCCGCGCCTATTTTCCTCTATTCCGGCAGCGCCCCGGGCGCGCTTGGGAACGGCGAGGCGGATCGCCCGCGCATGTATGTTTTTCTACCCAAGAAGCGCTCGACCAGCGCCGCCTTCCTGGTTGTTCCCGGCGGTGGCTACCAGCATGTTGCCATCGGCCATGAGGGTATCCAGATCGCGCTCTGGCTGAATGCGCAGGGTGTCCCGGCCTTTGTGCTCGATTACCGCGTCGGACCCTATCGCTATCCCGTCGAAATCAACGACGGACGGCGCGCCATGCGGCTCATCCGCCAGCACGCTGACGAGTATGGCATCGATCCGAACCGCATCGGCGTATGGGGCTCTTCGGCGGGCGGTCACCTCGCCTCTTCTCTCTCCACGCACTGCGAGCCGACGGATCTGCCCCCGGCTAATGCCGACGCGACCGACCAGGTCTCCTGCAAGCCGGATTTTGCAGTCCTCGAGTACCCGGTCATCAGCATGGACAAGACGAAGAGCCACGCCGGATCGGTGCTGAACCTGCTCGGTCCCGATCCCGATCCGAAGCTGGTCCACGACTACTCGAATGAGAATGCCGTCACCGCGACGACGCCCCCGACCTTCCTCTTCGCAACCACCCGCGATCCCGCCGTGCCGATCGAAAACGCGCTCGACTACTACCGCGCCCTCGAACGCAACCACGTCCCGGCAGAGATCCATATCTACGACTATGCGAACCACGGCTGCGGGCTGTGCGGCACCATCATTCCGCTCTCAACCTGGCCCGCGCTGCTCCGCAACTGGATGATTCAGCACAGCATCATTCCACCCAATGCGCCGCCACTGCCGCTGCCCCAGCCCAATCTTCCCTCGTGGATCCCCGGCCTGCATGGTCCTGGCGAAGTAACGGAGAAGTGA
- a CDS encoding cell envelope integrity protein TolA, which yields MPITEVPNSPAGAPPEPPRSRRSRNYENLDTHELLGVIEELEGDRNWAALREKIWIALIVHMVIFWFMAYGPRYLFNVHVKDPSVVLRDREKQMTYLEMPKDLLKQQRPKDTNKISDKDHIQQSPHPTVDKKLLRELQQMHRAEPPAPQPAPQPAPQQAQPQPQQQAENQPKPQPTLPAQPLPNQQAKNEAPAAPQPKPNFSTSQGSISQQMQDLARGARPRGGEYGGGATTNAPDEQGGMQGAVKILSDTMGVDFGPYIQRVVYDTKRAWYPIIPEVAQPPLNKQGRVAIRFKILPDGSVKDMVLEGPSGDVSLDRAAWGGITGASPYPNLPKNFKGPYLELRFWFLYNIDPNQQQ from the coding sequence ATGCCGATCACTGAAGTGCCAAACAGCCCCGCTGGCGCGCCGCCCGAACCGCCTCGCTCCCGCCGTTCCCGCAACTACGAGAACCTCGATACCCATGAGCTCCTTGGCGTCATCGAAGAACTCGAAGGCGACCGGAACTGGGCGGCACTGCGCGAAAAGATCTGGATCGCGCTCATTGTCCACATGGTCATTTTCTGGTTCATGGCCTATGGACCGCGGTATCTCTTCAATGTCCACGTGAAAGACCCCTCGGTGGTGCTGCGCGACCGCGAAAAACAGATGACCTATCTTGAGATGCCGAAGGACCTGCTGAAGCAGCAGAGACCAAAGGACACCAATAAGATCTCGGACAAGGATCACATCCAGCAGTCCCCGCACCCGACGGTCGACAAGAAGCTCCTGCGCGAACTCCAGCAGATGCACAGGGCAGAGCCGCCTGCTCCGCAGCCCGCGCCACAGCCAGCTCCGCAGCAGGCCCAGCCACAGCCGCAGCAGCAGGCGGAAAACCAGCCGAAGCCGCAGCCCACGCTGCCCGCTCAACCGCTGCCCAACCAGCAGGCGAAGAATGAAGCGCCTGCGGCTCCGCAGCCCAAGCCTAATTTCTCAACCAGCCAGGGATCGATCAGCCAGCAGATGCAGGATCTGGCACGCGGCGCCCGTCCGCGCGGCGGAGAATACGGCGGCGGCGCAACCACCAACGCCCCGGATGAGCAGGGCGGGATGCAGGGCGCGGTGAAGATCCTCAGCGACACCATGGGTGTCGACTTCGGGCCCTACATCCAGCGCGTGGTCTATGACACCAAGCGTGCCTGGTATCCGATCATTCCTGAAGTCGCCCAGCCGCCGCTCAACAAGCAGGGCCGCGTGGCGATCCGCTTCAAGATTCTGCCGGATGGATCGGTGAAGGACATGGTGCTCGAGGGGCCGTCCGGCGACGTCTCGCTCGATCGCGCGGCCTGGGGCGGCATCACCGGCGCTTCGCCCTATCCGAATCTGCCCAAGAACTTCAAGGGACCCTACCTCGAGCTGCGCTTCTGGTTCCTCTACAACATCGACCCCAACCAGCAGCAATAA
- a CDS encoding DUF302 domain-containing protein, whose translation MAEQGIQGNEWGSGLASIESRHSVDETVTRIEEILRAKQVKLFALIDHSGEAAAAGLSMPPTKVVIFGNPKGGTPLMLAAPTTAIDLPLKLLVAEDAQGVVRITWNTPEYLLQRHGFPNELMANIAVIAGIAKAAAE comes from the coding sequence ATGGCGGAGCAGGGCATACAGGGAAACGAGTGGGGCAGCGGACTGGCGAGCATCGAAAGCCGTCATTCGGTGGATGAGACGGTAACGCGGATCGAGGAGATTTTGCGGGCGAAGCAGGTGAAGCTCTTTGCGTTGATCGATCACAGCGGCGAGGCTGCGGCGGCCGGGCTCAGCATGCCGCCGACAAAGGTGGTGATCTTCGGCAATCCGAAGGGCGGGACGCCCTTGATGCTGGCCGCGCCGACGACGGCGATCGACCTGCCGCTGAAGCTGCTGGTGGCAGAAGACGCGCAAGGCGTAGTGCGGATTACCTGGAATACGCCGGAATATCTCCTACAAAGGCACGGCTTCCCGAATGAGCTGATGGCAAATATCGCCGTGATCGCTGGAATCGCCAAGGCAGCGGCGGAATAG
- a CDS encoding RluA family pseudouridine synthase, whose product MSTGNYTVPAEAAGQRLDAWLAAWLAAQFEGVSRARVQLLVSEGKVTVDGTLAKASLKLRGGETVAVLGPPEPPPLRATPEMIPLDIVYEDDDLSVINKPAGMMVHAGAGATHEDPALDERNRGTLVNALLGHYSQLSTTGGALRPGIVHRLDKQTSGLIIVARNDAAHLRLAEMFSSREVHKTYLALVHGHPKKDTGTINAAIGRDLIRRTRMTTKRSEGARAAISHYTVLERLDTRFGKFALVSVKIETGRTHQIRVHMSSIGHPVVGDTLYGAPAIIPVVEAAKGKPGTKKKAAVAAETTQLDRNFLHAARLEFAHPRTNKILTLEAPLPAELTGFLDRIR is encoded by the coding sequence GTGAGCACCGGCAATTACACCGTCCCCGCTGAAGCGGCCGGCCAGCGACTCGATGCCTGGCTGGCCGCATGGCTCGCCGCGCAGTTCGAGGGCGTCAGCCGCGCCCGGGTCCAGCTACTCGTCTCCGAGGGCAAGGTTACGGTCGACGGCACCCTGGCCAAGGCCTCGCTCAAGCTGCGCGGCGGCGAAACCGTTGCCGTCCTCGGGCCGCCCGAGCCGCCACCGCTGCGTGCCACGCCGGAGATGATCCCGCTCGACATCGTCTATGAAGATGACGATCTCTCGGTCATCAACAAACCTGCCGGCATGATGGTCCACGCCGGGGCAGGCGCCACGCATGAAGACCCGGCGCTCGACGAGCGCAATCGCGGCACGCTGGTCAATGCCCTGCTCGGCCACTACAGCCAGCTCTCGACGACCGGCGGCGCGCTGCGCCCGGGCATCGTCCATCGGCTCGACAAGCAGACCAGCGGCCTGATCATCGTCGCCCGCAATGATGCCGCGCATCTGCGGCTGGCAGAGATGTTCTCCTCGCGCGAGGTGCACAAAACCTACCTTGCCCTGGTCCACGGCCATCCAAAGAAGGACACGGGCACCATCAACGCCGCGATCGGCCGCGACCTGATCCGGCGTACCCGCATGACCACCAAACGCTCCGAGGGTGCGCGCGCGGCCATCTCGCATTACACGGTGCTCGAACGGCTGGATACACGATTCGGGAAGTTCGCACTGGTTTCGGTGAAGATCGAAACCGGGCGCACGCACCAGATCCGTGTGCACATGTCGTCCATCGGGCACCCCGTGGTGGGCGATACGCTTTACGGCGCGCCCGCAATCATCCCCGTGGTCGAGGCGGCGAAGGGCAAGCCTGGAACAAAGAAAAAGGCAGCCGTTGCGGCCGAGACCACGCAGCTCGACCGCAATTTTCTCCATGCCGCGCGGCTCGAGTTCGCCCATCCGAGGACGAATAAGATCCTCACGCTCGAAGCGCCGCTGCCGGCGGAGCTGACAGGGTTTCTGGACAGGATTCGCTGA
- a CDS encoding MogA/MoaB family molybdenum cofactor biosynthesis protein: MKSAAVITVSDSCWQGQREDLSGPAAAAELAIHGFDVKLRLSVPDEKKAIEDALLQAAGEVSLVVTTGGTGISLRDVTPEATRAVCARLLEGIPEVMRAEGRRETPLAALSRAVCGTIRTNKADTPQPEALVLNLPGSPRGAVSSLRAVMPLLQHALDLLQGRTEHTQAGDAPHPDLKTAGVAHGRN; this comes from the coding sequence ATGAAGAGCGCGGCGGTGATTACGGTGAGCGATTCCTGTTGGCAAGGACAGCGGGAAGACCTTTCCGGGCCTGCGGCGGCGGCAGAGCTGGCAATACATGGGTTTGACGTCAAACTCCGTCTTTCCGTACCAGACGAAAAAAAAGCCATCGAAGACGCACTGTTGCAGGCAGCCGGCGAAGTTTCTCTGGTTGTGACCACCGGTGGGACAGGCATTTCTCTCCGGGATGTGACGCCGGAGGCGACGCGAGCCGTCTGCGCGCGCCTGCTCGAGGGAATTCCCGAGGTGATGCGCGCCGAAGGCCGGCGGGAGACACCGCTGGCGGCGCTGTCCCGGGCTGTTTGCGGCACCATCCGCACGAACAAGGCCGATACGCCCCAGCCCGAAGCACTTGTCCTGAACCTGCCGGGCAGCCCCCGCGGAGCCGTTTCATCCCTCCGTGCGGTCATGCCCCTGCTCCAGCACGCGCTGGACCTGCTTCAGGGCCGGACGGAACATACACAGGCTGGGGACGCGCCTCATCCCGATCTCAAGACCGCCGGAGTGGCGCACGGAAGAAACTGA
- a CDS encoding YqaA family protein, with amino-acid sequence MKKLIFLSNKYRGLLLAFLKPLGFWGAGLVALLDSSSIPVPMDPLIALYAWNNRHTFLLYVLAASVGSAIGGLVPYFIGRAGGELFLLKRVDRVKYEQLRDRFEKQEFLALLIPSMLPPPTPWKLFVFAAGVFEMKVWNFMLAVFVGRMLRFTAVSLLTIRYGPQMVHEVGALVQQHAVAVLAGLGVIFALLALVAVRKSLRKKATA; translated from the coding sequence ATGAAGAAACTGATTTTTCTATCCAATAAATATCGCGGCCTTCTGCTGGCCTTTTTGAAGCCTCTCGGATTCTGGGGAGCGGGCCTGGTCGCGCTGCTCGACTCCAGCTCCATCCCGGTCCCCATGGACCCGCTGATCGCGCTTTACGCCTGGAACAACCGCCATACCTTCCTGCTCTATGTGCTGGCGGCGTCTGTCGGCTCGGCGATCGGCGGACTGGTGCCCTATTTCATCGGTCGCGCCGGCGGTGAGCTCTTCCTGCTGAAGCGGGTAGACCGGGTCAAGTACGAACAGCTGCGGGACCGCTTCGAGAAGCAGGAATTTCTGGCGCTGCTGATTCCCTCCATGCTGCCTCCGCCGACGCCATGGAAGCTCTTCGTCTTCGCTGCCGGCGTCTTCGAGATGAAGGTGTGGAACTTTATGCTGGCGGTTTTTGTAGGCAGGATGCTCCGCTTCACCGCGGTCAGCCTCCTCACCATCCGCTACGGTCCGCAGATGGTGCACGAGGTTGGCGCGCTGGTGCAGCAGCATGCGGTGGCCGTGCTGGCCGGACTCGGGGTGATCTTCGCTCTGCTGGCGCTGGTAGCGGTGCGCAAGAGTCTGCGCAAGAAGGCGACGGCGTAG
- a CDS encoding ABC transporter permease, giving the protein MDILFRDLRQTLRNLARTPGFSLTVVLVMALGIGATAALFTVVNSVLLKPLPLPDSDRLVRAWEASPEHGYSHTAAAGGTWRIWHDQNRSFAQLGVADPWELNLAGAEGQLPEHLDAEAATWQTLGLLGVKPALGRFFTQADDTWGADKTVVLSWSLWQRRFGADPGIVGRKLLLDTQPYTVIGVLPKWFQYPDAHTQLWIAISPLFPPRAWDSHDSHNFTVIGRLKPGVSIATAQEDLSRISRLRAEQRPPNDFIDDAAHVVGLLDADTYKVRTLLNILFAATGCLLLIACLNVANLLVARSASRRREAAIRSALGGSRGRLLRDRLLESLVLCTAGGAFGILIAQLALQWLLSRRADLPRAASVHLDGTAIGFALGTALACGLIAGLAPAFADRHDQLLNALQDQSRAVSGSRQSLRFRRALLAVEVALTVVLLVGAGLFLRSYQNMHSAELGVSTARTLTMGINLPYAPQYEKEARITGFFEDLLTRVQALPGVQAAGLADRLPGQGEGTDDGETIAEIPMPKGTMLDIQVRYVSPDFFRSLGIPLLHGRTFTADDRLEHGRLAIVNQAFVRQYLKSRDPIGLHVNDLNTGPEGTTDPKNEIVGVVGDVRSAPASPIEPIVYFPLWTGVRSGPTLFLRTTGDPLAMATTVQKVVAGIDRSVAVTDLLTYDDLVGKNTAEASFNATLLSVFAGLSLVLAAVGLFGVLSFLVSQRTAEIGVRMALGAQREHVLRLLLADGLRPAVIGLVLGIAASAGLTRLVASLLYGTQPLDPLVFVLVSFALIAVAALACLLPAWRASQLDPVAALRAE; this is encoded by the coding sequence GTGGACATCCTCTTTCGCGATCTTCGCCAGACCCTGCGCAACCTTGCCCGCACGCCGGGGTTTTCGCTCACCGTCGTACTGGTGATGGCTCTCGGCATCGGCGCCACGGCGGCGCTGTTCACGGTGGTGAACTCGGTATTGCTCAAGCCGCTGCCGCTGCCGGATTCCGACCGGCTGGTGCGGGCCTGGGAGGCCAGCCCGGAGCACGGCTACTCGCACACCGCCGCGGCCGGGGGGACCTGGCGCATCTGGCACGACCAGAACCGGAGCTTCGCGCAGCTCGGCGTTGCCGACCCGTGGGAGCTGAATCTGGCCGGCGCCGAGGGCCAGCTGCCCGAGCACCTGGACGCCGAGGCCGCCACCTGGCAGACGCTTGGCCTGCTGGGCGTCAAGCCCGCGCTCGGGCGCTTCTTCACCCAGGCGGACGACACCTGGGGCGCCGACAAAACTGTGGTCCTCAGCTGGAGCCTCTGGCAGCGGCGCTTCGGCGCCGATCCGGGCATAGTAGGCCGCAAGCTGCTGCTCGATACCCAGCCATACACCGTCATCGGCGTGTTGCCGAAGTGGTTCCAGTACCCCGACGCGCACACCCAGCTCTGGATCGCGATCTCGCCGCTCTTCCCGCCACGCGCCTGGGACTCGCATGACTCGCACAACTTCACTGTCATCGGGCGGCTGAAACCCGGTGTCTCGATTGCCACGGCGCAGGAAGACCTCAGCCGCATCTCCCGGTTGCGCGCCGAGCAGCGGCCTCCGAACGATTTCATCGATGACGCCGCACACGTCGTCGGCCTGCTCGACGCCGATACCTATAAGGTCCGCACGCTGCTCAACATCCTCTTTGCCGCGACTGGCTGCCTACTGCTGATCGCCTGCCTGAATGTGGCGAACCTGCTGGTCGCTCGCTCGGCTTCGCGACGTCGGGAGGCAGCCATCCGCTCCGCTCTCGGTGGCTCGCGCGGCCGGCTCCTCCGCGACCGCCTGCTTGAGAGCCTGGTGCTCTGCACGGCAGGAGGCGCCTTCGGCATCCTCATCGCGCAACTCGCGCTCCAGTGGCTGCTCTCCCGGCGTGCCGACCTGCCCCGGGCGGCGAGCGTCCACCTGGACGGGACAGCGATCGGCTTTGCCCTGGGGACGGCACTGGCCTGCGGGCTAATCGCCGGCCTCGCTCCGGCCTTCGCCGACCGCCACGACCAGCTGCTAAATGCGCTCCAGGACCAGTCCCGCGCGGTGAGCGGCAGCCGCCAGAGCCTCCGCTTCCGCCGCGCCCTGCTGGCCGTCGAGGTTGCACTCACCGTGGTACTGCTGGTTGGCGCGGGGCTCTTCCTGCGCAGCTACCAGAACATGCACTCGGCCGAGCTCGGTGTCTCGACCGCCCGGACACTCACCATGGGGATCAACCTACCCTACGCGCCGCAGTACGAGAAAGAAGCCCGAATTACGGGATTTTTTGAGGACCTGCTGACCCGCGTGCAGGCGCTACCCGGCGTGCAGGCCGCCGGCCTCGCCGACCGGCTCCCCGGCCAGGGAGAAGGCACCGATGACGGCGAGACCATTGCCGAGATCCCCATGCCCAAGGGCACGATGCTCGACATACAGGTGCGCTACGTCTCGCCGGACTTCTTCCGCAGCCTCGGCATCCCGCTGCTGCACGGCCGCACCTTCACCGCCGACGACCGGCTCGAGCACGGCCGGCTGGCCATCGTCAATCAGGCCTTCGTACGGCAATACCTCAAGAGCCGCGATCCGATCGGCCTGCATGTGAACGACCTGAACACCGGCCCTGAGGGCACCACCGACCCGAAGAACGAGATCGTCGGCGTGGTAGGCGACGTACGCTCGGCACCGGCCAGCCCCATTGAGCCGATCGTTTACTTCCCACTCTGGACCGGTGTTCGCAGCGGACCGACGCTCTTCCTGCGCACCACCGGCGACCCGCTGGCCATGGCCACAACGGTGCAGAAGGTGGTCGCCGGCATCGACCGCTCGGTCGCGGTCACGGACCTCCTCACCTATGACGACCTGGTTGGCAAAAACACGGCCGAGGCCAGCTTCAACGCCACCCTGCTCTCGGTCTTCGCCGGACTGTCGCTGGTCCTGGCTGCGGTCGGGCTTTTCGGAGTGCTATCGTTCCTGGTTTCCCAACGCACAGCGGAGATCGGGGTGCGGATGGCGCTGGGCGCGCAACGGGAACACGTTCTTCGCCTGCTGCTGGCTGATGGTCTCCGCCCGGCGGTGATCGGACTGGTGCTGGGCATCGCCGCCTCGGCCGGGCTCACGCGGCTGGTTGCGTCCCTGCTCTACGGCACCCAGCCGCTCGATCCGCTGGTCTTCGTTCTGGTTTCCTTTGCGCTCATCGCCGTGGCCGCGCTGGCCTGCCTGCTGCCGGCCTGGCGCGCCTCGCAGCTCGACCCAGTGGCCGCGCTGCGGGCGGAGTAA